The following are encoded in a window of Sminthopsis crassicaudata isolate SCR6 chromosome 3, ASM4859323v1, whole genome shotgun sequence genomic DNA:
- the LOC141561388 gene encoding uncharacterized protein LOC141561388, with protein sequence MGRKQRLFPKVEAQFPAKDLHPKVQSSLSCSQHRILSSREEDQWSRDEQTLYFNQAKTKSLPLSDRRITPVPTQYQKNKETTGHLPDSDNEKVAVLLPYLDKWKMTKPPSPHKHHYMATVLPSIYHEYKTKGIPMSLPSLEQCVTPLLRPDQKVQILLQPDSWGENSLTSDQNPKVSHYQFNQYSTTPPISDHWFEVPLYPSSQDGAMVESLACHNQQTSAFLSGKPWIRETPHLNHWHRAIVTSLPCLDHWYRATAMTASNLSPWMKTSGFTPSHSHLYPRSRAVPSLQTNLYTKVTIPCSFCPYQWIKRTSTLSSHGRVMVIPSSNPQLQARTKALPLLGPEFPAKGTAYSPCSDYCGEVASMLPPYADNMTVIPRKSDKSKDIFGSLLSSDPHDVYLSDANHCDDVGVSADLNHEISS encoded by the exons ATGGGGAGAAAACAGAGACTTTTTCCAAAAG TTGAGGCCCAGTTCCCTGCAAAAGACCTTCACCCAAAGGTCCAATCAAGTTTATCATGTTCCCAGCATCGGATTTTATCATCACGGGAAGAAGACCAGTGGTCCAGAGATGAGCAGACACTCTACTTTAATCAGGCAAAAACCAAGTCATTACCCCTTTCAGATCGAAGGATCACACCTGTACCCACACAGTAccagaaaaacaaggaaacaacTGGGCATCTGCCTGACTCTGATAATGAGAAAGTGGCTGTGCTGTTACCTTATCTTGACAAGTGGAAGATGACTAAACCACCCTCACCCCATAAGCATCATTATATGGCCACAGTTTTGCCTTCAATTTATCATGAGTACAAGACTAAAGGAATTCCTATGTCATTACCATCCCTAGAACAATGTGTAACACCTCTACTCAGACCTGACCAAAAGGTTCAAATTCTGTTGCAGCCTGACTCCTGGGGAGAAAATTCTTTGACCTCTGACCAGAATCCCAAAGTTTCGCACTACCAATTCAACCAATATTCCACAACACCACCAATCTCTGATCACTGGTTTGAGGTGCCACTTTATCCCTCATCCCAGGATGGTGCCATGGTTGAATCATTAGCATGCCATAATCAACAGACCTCAGCTTTCCTAAGTGGTAAACCCTGGATCCGGGAAACACCTCACCTGAATCATTGGCACAGAGCTATAGTAACATCATTGCCATGTCTTGACCATTGGTACAGGGCTACAGCTATGACAGCTTCAAATCTGAGTCCCTGGATGAAGACTTCAGGTTTTACTCCATCACATTCTCATCTTTACCCCAGATCCAGGGCTGTACCTTCGTTACAAACCAATCTCTATACCAAGGTCACAATTCCATGTTCATTTTGCCCCTACCAGTGGATTAAACGTACATCAACACTATCCTCACATGGAAGAGTCATGGTTATACCATCATCAAATCCCCAACTCCAGGCCAGGACAAAAGCTTTACCATTACTAGGCCCTGAATTTCCAGCTAAAGGCACAGCTTATTCACCATGCTCAGACTACTGTGGTGAGGTTGCTTCTATGCTTCCTCCATATGCCGACAACATGACAGTTATTCCACGGAAATCTGATAAGTCTAAGGACATATTTGGATCATTACTATCTTCTGACCCCCATGATGTATATCTATCAGATGCCAATCACTGTGATGACGTTGGGGTTTCAGCAGACCTAAATCATGAGATTTCATCATGA